GTGCGCCCGCCCTTCCATCAAACCGTAAAAAGACGTGGCCCGTATCCGCAGCACAACCGGCTGCCCACAGACGAAAAGACTCAGGCTTTGCGTGCACGCGCCGCGCGAACCCCTTCTGAAAGCAGGCTGAGCGCACGCTCCGAATCAGACCAGCCCAGACACGCATCGGTAATGCTCTGGCCATAGGTCAAGGAATCCACAGTGTTCTTTCCAGGCGTGAATTTTTGCGCGCCGGCCTCGATGTGGCTTTCGATCATCACGCCGAACACGCTGTTGGAGCCACCCGCCATTTGATCGGCGATGTCCTGTGCCACTTCGAGCTGTTTTTCATGCTGCTTGCTGCTGTTGGCGTGGCTGCAGTCCACCATCAGGCGAGGCGTCAACTTGGCAGCCTCAAGCTCTTTCACCGCAGCATTGACATGGCTGGCGTCGTAGTTGGGCGTTTTGCCACCACGCAAGATCACGTGGCAATCCTTGTTGCCATTGGTCTGCACGATGGCCACTTGCCCGTTTTTATGCACCGACAGGAAGTGATGGCCGCGCCCGGCGGCCTGGATCGCATCGGTGGCGATCTTGATGTTGCCATCGGTGCCGTTCTTGAAACCAATGGGAGCAGACAGGCCCGAGGCCAGTTCACGGTGCACCTGGCTTTCGGTGGTGCGCGCGCCAATGGCGCCCCAGGCAATCAGGTCACCAATGTACTGGGGCGAAATCACATCGAGGAACTCGCTACCGGCAGGCACGCCCATTCGGTTGATTTCGATCAGCAACTGGCGGGCGATGCGCAAACCTTCATCGATGCGGAAACTCTGGTCCAGGTACGGATCGTTGATCAACCCCTTCCAGCCCACCGTGGTCCTGGGTTTCTCGAAGTACACGCGCATCACGATCTCCAGCGTGTCCGCGTACTTGTCCCGCAAAGGTTTCAATCGACGCGCGTAGTCAAGCGCTGCGGCCGGATCGTGAATCGAGCAAGGGCCAATGATCACCAGCAAGCGCTGGTCTTTGCCATGAAGAATGTTGTGAATGCGTTCACGGGTCTGGGTGATCAGTGATTCAACCGCCGTCCCCCCGATGGGGAAAAAGCGGATCAGGTGCTCGGGAGGCGGCAACACAGTGATGTCCTTGATGCGTTCGTCGTCGGTCTGGCTGGTGCGGTCAGCAGGACGCTGGTGCCAGGCATCTGGGGCAACGGGTTGGGTGCTTTTCGAGGTCATCAAAGGGCTCCTGAAACTAAAAGTGAGAGTTGAGAGAGGGATCGGGCAAAAAAAAACCGCCTGGCTGTCGGCGCCGGCGGTTTGATCGAGATTCGGTTTCGCGTTTACAGCTCTGCCTCTCGTCCGCCGGGGACTGAGAACCAAAAGTAAAAGGCAAAAGAAGTTGCGGAACGCGATTTCATCGAGGACGAATGTAGCACAGCGACCTAACAGAAGCTTTCAGGCGGTACCGCCCACGGTCAAACCATCGATACGCAAGGTGGGCTGCCCCACGCCAACGGGCACGCTTTGGCCTTCTTTACCGCAGGTGCCCACTCCGCTGTCAAGCTTCATGTCATTGCCGATCATGCTCACCCGGGTCAGCGCGTCCGGGCCATTGCCCACCAGCGTCGCGCCCTTGACGGGGTACTGGATCTGGCCATTCTCTACCCAGTAGGCCTGGCTGGCCGAGAACACAAACTTGCCCGAGGTGATGTCGACCTGGCCGCCGCCAAAGTTGGTGGCATACAGGCCCTTTTTGATACTGGCCACGATTTCTTCGGGCGTCTTGTCGCCGCCCGTCATGTAGGTATTGGTCATGCGTGGCATGGGCACATGGGCGTAACTTTCGCGCCGGCCATTGCCGGTGGCTTTCACGCCCATGAGCCGTGCGTTCATGGCGTCCTGAATGTAGCCACGCAGGATGCCGTCTTCAATCAACACGTTCTTTTGAGAAGGATGGCCTTCATCGTCCACGTTGAGCGAGCCCCGCCTGTCCGCAATGGTGCCGTCATCCAGAACCGTGACGCCTTTGGCCGCTACCCGCTGGCCGATCTTGCCCGCGAACGCGCTCGAGCCCTTGCGGTTGAAATCCCCCTCGAGGCCGTGGCCCACCGCTTCATGCAGCAAGATGCCAGGCCAGCCAGATCCCAGAACCACCACCATCTCGCCAGCGGGTGCGGGCCGCGCCTCGAGGTTGGTCAGCGCATTGCTCACCGCATCATCGACGTAAGACTGCACCATGGCCTCATCAAAGTAGGCGAGGCCAAACCGGCCGCCGCCGCCCGAGGAGCCGACCTCGCGGCGGCCCTTTTGCTCGGCAATCACAGTCACCGACAAACGGATCAGCGGGCGCACATCGGCAGCCATGGTGCCGTCTGCGCGGGCAATCAGCACCACATCGTGTTCAGCAGCCAAACCCGCCATCACCTGCACGATGCGGGGATCCTTGGCCTTGGCCATTTTTTCCACTTTTTCCAGCAGGGCCACTTTGGCGGCACTGTCCAGCGTGCCGATCGGGTCCACCCCAGGGTAGAGCGAACGCGATTTGGCCACTTTTGACGCCTTCGCTTTCACCCGTTTGTCCTGGCCCTGCCCGGCGATGGAACGCACGGTGTGGGCCGCATCCAGCAAAGATGCCCACGACAGATCGTCAGAGTAGGCAAACGCCGTTTTTTCACCGCTCACGGCACGAACGCCCACGCCCTGGTCGATGCTGAAGCTGCCGGTCTTGACGATGCCCTCTTCCAGGCTCCAGCCTTCGCTGCGCGTGGTCTGGAAATACAGGTCGGCATCGTCGGCGCCCCGGACCATGATCTCGCCCAGGGCGCGCTGCAAATGGGCGGGCGTCAGTCCGTACGGATCAAGGAGTTGGCTTTGGGCATGGGCCAGACGGGCCAGGGTGGGTTCGCGTGAAATCATGACCCCATTGTAAGAAGGGCGGGACCAACCCGCTGCCGGCGTGGTTATCCGGGTTTGCGCAGAAGGGTGAACAGCGCGGCGTCATCCAGATCGGCCAAGCCTGCCGCGTGTGCCCGTGCAAAGGTCGACGCAACGCGCTGCCCCAGTGGCCCCTCAAAACCGACCGCCCGAGCGGCTTGCACAGCCAACCCGGTGTCTTTTTCCAGCAAAGTGACGTGGGCCCGGGGCTCAAAGTCGCCCGCAATCGCACGGCGCATGCGGTCTGAGCCTATCCAGCTCTGGCCACTCGAGCGCTCGATCACGTCCAGCGTGGTACCCAGATCCAGCCCCAGCTTCTCCGCCAGCGCCATGGCTTCGGCGGCGCCCACGAGGTTGATGCCCGCCAGCAGGTTGTTGACCAACTTGGTTCGCGCGCCATCTCCCGGGCGCTCGCTGATGCGAATCAACTGGTTTGACAGCGCGGCCAACAAGCTTTCGTGTTGGGCGATCAGCGCCACAGGAGCCGCCAGCATCAGGCTCATCGAGCCGTCGCGTGCCCGCGCAGGCCCACCCGACATGGGCGCATCAATACAGGCCACACCCAGTTCGGCCAGCCTTGACCCGATGTTTTCCACGTCTTCGGGCGAAATGGTCGGGCACAGCATCACCACCTGCCCCGCCTTCAAACATTCAGTGGCGCCGTTCGCACCAAACAGCACCTCGAGGCATTGCTCGGCCGTGACCACGCAAAGGATCAAAACATCTGCCTCGCCCAGCGCAGCAGCCGCTTCGGCGGGGCTTTCAACCAGCCTCGCGCCAGCCTCCTTGGCCTGCGCCTGGCGCACCGGGTCCAGATCGCAAACGGTCACGGCCCAGCCCAACTCGCAAAGGCGCGCCACCATCGCGCCACCCATGTTGCCCGCGCCGATGATCGCTACCGCTGCCATACACCCACCCCCTGGCAAAGAAGGCCAACACCGTCGGTCCTGAGCTTGCCGAAGGGCCCGCGCAGCAGCAGAACGTGGGGGCCACCGGGCCTGCCGCCGGGCCGCCCCAAGGCAGGCCCAGCCCCCTCGGGGGGCAGCGACCCGTGCAACGGTGGAGCGTGGGGGTCGCCGGGCCTGCCGCCGGGCCGCCCCAAGGCAGGCACAGCCCCCTCGGGGGCAGCGACCCGTGCAACGGTGGAGCGTGGGGGTCTAACCTCATGACTGCATCAACCGTTTCGATTTGGCGATAGACATCAAAATGCCCAAGCCAACTCCCAGGGTGACCATGGCGGTTCCCCCGTAGCTGATGAACGGCAATGGCACGCCCACCACAGGCAGGATGCCACTGACCATGCCCATGTTGACAAAGGCGTACACAAACATGTTGATCGTCATTGCCCCCGCCAACAAGCGGGCAAACAAGGTAGGCGCATCGGCAGCAATGGCCAGGCCACGCAGCACCAGAAACAGAAAGCCCATGATCAAACCCAAGGTTCCGATCAAGCCAAACTCCTCCGAAAAGGCTGCGTAGATGAAATCGGTGGTGCGCTCGGGAATGAACTCAAGGTGGGTCTGGGTACCCTGCATAAATCCTTTGCCCCACACCCCGCCGGCGCCAATGGCGATCATTCCCTGGATGATGTGAAAGCCCTTGCCCAGAGGGTCCTGGAACGGATCAAGCAACGTGCAGACCCGTTGGCGCTGGTATTCGTGAAGCACATGCCAATCAACGCCTTTGGCGCACCAAGAGTCTTCCATGATCACCAGCGTGATGACCCCGACCACCAGTATCAACACCGGCGGCAAGATCAGCCTCCAGCTCAAGCCCGCGAAGAAGATCACCGCCAGGCCCGAGGCCAGCACCAGCAGTGTGGTGCCCAAATCGGGTTGCTTGAGAATCAGCGCGGCCGGAATGGCCAGCAAAATGGCTGCCACCACAAAATCCAGCGGTTTCAACTGCCCCTCCCGGCGCTGAAACCACCAGGCCAGCATCAGCGGCATGGCCACTTTCATCAATTCGCTCGGCTGGATCACAATGCCGACGTTGAGCCAGCGCTGTGCGCCCTTTTTCTGTATGCCAAACAGAAACACCGCCAGCAACAGCGCCACACCCAGCGTGTACATCGGCACAGCCAGGGCCATCAGGCGCTGCGGCGGCACCTGGGCGACCAGGAACAACACGCCTGCGGCCAATATCATGTTGCGGCCATGGCTGACAAAGCGGGTTCCGTGGTCAAAGCCCACCGAATACATGGTCATCAGGCCCACCCCTGCCATCACCAGAACGCCCAACATCAACGGGATATCGAACCCCTGAAAGATCGGAGCAATGCGTTGCCACAGAGAGGGTTTGTCAAATACAACAGCCATGGGTCAGATTATCGCAAGCTGCGACCCGACCGCGCTGCCCTATGCTTCGAGAATGGTCTCCAACACGCATTCCCCCACCACCCACCTGCTGTACCTGCACGGGTTTCGCTCCTCTCCGCAGTCGGCCAAGGCGCAGAAAGTCGCCCGCCGGGTGCGAGAGAAGCATCCGGAGGTGGTCTGGTGGTGTCCTCAGTTGCCGCCCTCACCGGCCCTGGCCATGCAAATGCTTTTGCAAGGCACTGCCGACTGGCCAGCCAGGACCACCACCGTGATCGGCTCTTCGCTGGGCGGTTTCTATGCCCGTGGCTTTTGCTTACAAAAGAACTGCCGAGCCGCCCTGTTCAATCCGGCCGTTTACCCTGCACGCGATCTGGCCCAGTACATCGGTGAGCAAACAACCTGGCACGATCCGGAAGAACACTTCTTTTTCCAACCCGAATTCGTGACCGAGCTGATCCAGCAGCAAAGCACGATCGAGCGCCTGTCCCCCCTGCATCCGGCCACCGCTGAGCGGCTTTTCGCCATCGTGGCCAAAGGCGACGAGGTGCTGGACTGGCGAGAAATGCTCGGCTTTTGCCAAGGCGGCACGGTTCGCCTGTTGCCCGGGGGCGATCACGCCATCAGCGACTTTGACGACCACATGGACGCGCTGTTCGAGTTCCTGAACCTGGCCGGGTGATCGCAAAAGCCCGGCGTGCCGCATGGGACAATCGGCCCCATGCATATTTTGTTCGACGACGCCGGCAAGCTCATGACCGGTCGCCTCATGTCCGAAACCGAGAGCTCACTCCAGGTGGAGCTGGATTCCGGCAAGCGGGTCAAAGTCAAAAGCGCCAATGCGTTTTTGCGGTTTGAAAAGCCAGCACCGGCCGAGCTCATGCCCGCCGCAGCGGCCCTGGCCGAGTCCATGGAGCTTGAACTGGCCTATGAGTTCGCCCCTGAAGAAGACTTCGGTTTTCTCGACATCGCCCACGATTACTTCAGCGATTCAGCCACCACCACCGAGCAGGTCGCGGCCCTGATATGCCTGCAAGGCGCCCCCCATTATTTCCGCCGGGCCGGAAAGGGCCGCTACAAAAAAGCGCCTCCCGAGATCCTTGCCCAGGCGCTGGCTGCCATCGAAAAGAAGAAGCAGGTTCAGGCTCAAATCGAAGTGTGGGCCGCCGAGCTGGTCGCAGGCAACTGCCCAGAGCCTGTCCGTGAGCAGTTGTACAAGATTCTGTTCAAGCCGGACAAAAACGCACCCGAATACAAAGCCGTGGTTGAGGCCTCGCGCAACAGCCACAGCGCGCCACTGGCGCTGCTGGAAAAGGCAGGCGCCATTTCCAGCGCTTACCAGTTCCACTGGCAGCGTTTTCTGTTCGATCAGTTCCCCAAAGGCACCGGCTTCCCCGCATTGGAAGCCCCCGCCATTGCCGATGAACTGCCGCTGGCGCCCGTGCAGGCATTTTCCATCGACGATTCACAAACCACCGAAATTGACGACGCGCTGTCGGTGCAGGGTCTGGGCAGCGGCACCGTCACACTGGGTATCCACATTGCGGCCCCGGGCTTGGCCATCGCGCCAGACGGCGCCATCGACCAGGTGGCCCGCAACCGCTTGTCCACCGTCTACATGCCGGGCCACAAGATCACCATGCTGCCCGACGAGGTGGTGCAGACCTACACCCTGATGGCCGGGCGCGACTGCCCCGCCGTCTCGCTCTATGTCACCTTCGACGAAGCCACGCTGGCTGTGACCGACTCGCGTACTGCGCTGGAGCGCGTGCCCATCGCCCACAACCTGCGCCACGACCAGCTCGATCAGGTCATCACCGAAGCCTGGCTGGGCGGTGACGCCACCTCGAACGAGGTGCCCGCCGACATTGCCGCGCTGCAGCCTTCGCTGGTGTTTTTGTTCCAGCTGGCCAAACACTTGAAGGCCCAGCGCGAAGTGGTCCGCGGCAAGCCCGAGACCTTCAACCGTCCGGATTACAACTTCCGCCTCGAAGGCATGACCGGCGATGAGCCCGACGGCAGTGAAACAGTGCGCATATCCACCAGGCAACGCGGCGCACCGCTGGATTTGATGGTGGCCGAGGCCATGATCCTGGCCAACAGCACCTGGGGCCAATGGCTGGCTGCATGTGGTGTGCCCGGCATCTACCGAAGCCAGGCCAGTCTGGCGCCCGGCGTCAAGGTGCGCATGGGCACCAAAGCCGCGCCGCATGCCGGCATCGGTGTGCCGGCCTATGCCTGGAGCACCTCGCCTCTGCGCCGCTATGTCGACCTGGTCAATCAATGGCAGATCATCGCCTGCGCGCGCAATGGCGCGACCGCAGCCCTGGTGGCACCGTTCAAACCCAAAGACGCGAACCTGTTCGCCGTCATCAGCGCCTTCGATGCCGCCTACTCCGCCTACAACGGTTTTCAGAACGGCATGGAGCGCTACTGGACGCTCAAACACCTGGAGCAGGCAGGCATCTCCGAGCTCACCGCCACGCTCTTTAAAGACAACCTGGTGCGCGCCGACGGCTTGCCACTGGTCTTGCCGGTCATGGGCGTGGAAGGACTGCCGCGCGGGGCCCATGTGCGCGTGCGCCTGGGCGCCGTCGATGAGATCACCCTGGATATCTCCGGCACCTTGATCGAACGGCTCGATCTCCCCGTCGACGAATCGCCTGACGAGGCCGATTCGGACGGCGATGGCGACGACGATGGCATCACCAGCCCATTGGCGCTGGCCATCGACATCAACGAGTCACCAGACAACGAACCCGCCGCCCCCGCCCAGACTGGGTGATTGGGGTAAGTCGAAATCATTCAGCACGGATAATGCCCGCGTGAAACCGCTTCTCGCTTTTCTGAAAACCCTTTCCACACTGCAATGGGCGCTGCTGGTCTCGGTGGGGCTGCATGCCACCTTGCTCACAGTGCGCTTCGTGGCGCCTGAACGCTTCAACCGGGTGTTTCAGGACACCCCGCTGGAGGTGATTCTTGTCAACGCCAAGAGCAACGAAAAGCCCGAAAAAGCCCGCGCCATCGCACAAGCGTCATTGGCGGGCGGCGGCGACTCGAAAAACAACGTCCGCGCCACTTCGCCCCTGCCATCTGAAGCCATTGCCAAACTGGGCGACGCAGCAGAGGACCAGGAAGAGAAGAAGATCCGCGAGTTGAAAGAGCAGCAAAACCAGGTGCTGGTGCAGGTTCGCAAACAACTGGCCACCATGCCTCCGCCCGACCTGCAAGCCGTCAACCCCAGCCAGGAGTCAATCGAGCGTGAGCGCAAGCGACAAGCCATGGTCAAGCTACTGGCTGAGATCGAGAAGCGCATCAACGAGGAAAACGCCCGGCCACGCAAGCGATACATCAGCCCGGCCACGCGAGAAGAGGTGTATGCCATCTACTACGACGACCTGCGGCGAAAAATCGAAGACAGAGGCACGACCAATTTTCCCGAAGCCGGTGGCCGAAAGCTCTATGGTGAGCTCACCATGGTCATCACCGTGAACTTCACCGGCGTGGTGCTCGACACCGAAGTGGTGCAGACTTCCAACAACCCCAACCTGGATCGCCGCGCACAAGCCATCGTGAAAAGCCTCGACTTCGGCACTTTCAATGAGGCCATGCGCAGGCGCGCCGACCAGATCGTGGTGGTATCGCGGTTCCGATTCACCCGCGAGGCTGGCCTTAAAACCCAGATCAGCAACTAGTTATGAAGTCGTTTGCCCGCTGGTTGCTGTGGATCGCTCTCGCTGGTGTCGCTCTGCAACTTTTTTTCGTCGCCCGCATCGCCTTGATGCTTGTGATCGCACCTGAAAGCACGGCGTTCATGCGCTCGGAAATCTGGCGCATTGCAGAA
This region of Hydrogenophaga crassostreae genomic DNA includes:
- a CDS encoding 3-deoxy-7-phosphoheptulonate synthase; its protein translation is MTSKSTQPVAPDAWHQRPADRTSQTDDERIKDITVLPPPEHLIRFFPIGGTAVESLITQTRERIHNILHGKDQRLLVIIGPCSIHDPAAALDYARRLKPLRDKYADTLEIVMRVYFEKPRTTVGWKGLINDPYLDQSFRIDEGLRIARQLLIEINRMGVPAGSEFLDVISPQYIGDLIAWGAIGARTTESQVHRELASGLSAPIGFKNGTDGNIKIATDAIQAAGRGHHFLSVHKNGQVAIVQTNGNKDCHVILRGGKTPNYDASHVNAAVKELEAAKLTPRLMVDCSHANSSKQHEKQLEVAQDIADQMAGGSNSVFGVMIESHIEAGAQKFTPGKNTVDSLTYGQSITDACLGWSDSERALSLLSEGVRAARARKA
- the tldD gene encoding metalloprotease TldD encodes the protein MISREPTLARLAHAQSQLLDPYGLTPAHLQRALGEIMVRGADDADLYFQTTRSEGWSLEEGIVKTGSFSIDQGVGVRAVSGEKTAFAYSDDLSWASLLDAAHTVRSIAGQGQDKRVKAKASKVAKSRSLYPGVDPIGTLDSAAKVALLEKVEKMAKAKDPRIVQVMAGLAAEHDVVLIARADGTMAADVRPLIRLSVTVIAEQKGRREVGSSGGGGRFGLAYFDEAMVQSYVDDAVSNALTNLEARPAPAGEMVVVLGSGWPGILLHEAVGHGLEGDFNRKGSSAFAGKIGQRVAAKGVTVLDDGTIADRRGSLNVDDEGHPSQKNVLIEDGILRGYIQDAMNARLMGVKATGNGRRESYAHVPMPRMTNTYMTGGDKTPEEIVASIKKGLYATNFGGGQVDITSGKFVFSASQAYWVENGQIQYPVKGATLVGNGPDALTRVSMIGNDMKLDSGVGTCGKEGQSVPVGVGQPTLRIDGLTVGGTA
- a CDS encoding NAD(P)-dependent oxidoreductase translates to MAAVAIIGAGNMGGAMVARLCELGWAVTVCDLDPVRQAQAKEAGARLVESPAEAAAALGEADVLILCVVTAEQCLEVLFGANGATECLKAGQVVMLCPTISPEDVENIGSRLAELGVACIDAPMSGGPARARDGSMSLMLAAPVALIAQHESLLAALSNQLIRISERPGDGARTKLVNNLLAGINLVGAAEAMALAEKLGLDLGTTLDVIERSSGQSWIGSDRMRRAIAGDFEPRAHVTLLEKDTGLAVQAARAVGFEGPLGQRVASTFARAHAAGLADLDDAALFTLLRKPG
- the rodA gene encoding rod shape-determining protein RodA, whose translation is MAVVFDKPSLWQRIAPIFQGFDIPLMLGVLVMAGVGLMTMYSVGFDHGTRFVSHGRNMILAAGVLFLVAQVPPQRLMALAVPMYTLGVALLLAVFLFGIQKKGAQRWLNVGIVIQPSELMKVAMPLMLAWWFQRREGQLKPLDFVVAAILLAIPAALILKQPDLGTTLLVLASGLAVIFFAGLSWRLILPPVLILVVGVITLVIMEDSWCAKGVDWHVLHEYQRQRVCTLLDPFQDPLGKGFHIIQGMIAIGAGGVWGKGFMQGTQTHLEFIPERTTDFIYAAFSEEFGLIGTLGLIMGFLFLVLRGLAIAADAPTLFARLLAGAMTINMFVYAFVNMGMVSGILPVVGVPLPFISYGGTAMVTLGVGLGILMSIAKSKRLMQS
- a CDS encoding YqiA/YcfP family alpha/beta fold hydrolase, with product MVSNTHSPTTHLLYLHGFRSSPQSAKAQKVARRVREKHPEVVWWCPQLPPSPALAMQMLLQGTADWPARTTTVIGSSLGGFYARGFCLQKNCRAALFNPAVYPARDLAQYIGEQTTWHDPEEHFFFQPEFVTELIQQQSTIERLSPLHPATAERLFAIVAKGDEVLDWREMLGFCQGGTVRLLPGGDHAISDFDDHMDALFEFLNLAG
- a CDS encoding ribonuclease catalytic domain-containing protein, with the translated sequence MHILFDDAGKLMTGRLMSETESSLQVELDSGKRVKVKSANAFLRFEKPAPAELMPAAAALAESMELELAYEFAPEEDFGFLDIAHDYFSDSATTTEQVAALICLQGAPHYFRRAGKGRYKKAPPEILAQALAAIEKKKQVQAQIEVWAAELVAGNCPEPVREQLYKILFKPDKNAPEYKAVVEASRNSHSAPLALLEKAGAISSAYQFHWQRFLFDQFPKGTGFPALEAPAIADELPLAPVQAFSIDDSQTTEIDDALSVQGLGSGTVTLGIHIAAPGLAIAPDGAIDQVARNRLSTVYMPGHKITMLPDEVVQTYTLMAGRDCPAVSLYVTFDEATLAVTDSRTALERVPIAHNLRHDQLDQVITEAWLGGDATSNEVPADIAALQPSLVFLFQLAKHLKAQREVVRGKPETFNRPDYNFRLEGMTGDEPDGSETVRISTRQRGAPLDLMVAEAMILANSTWGQWLAACGVPGIYRSQASLAPGVKVRMGTKAAPHAGIGVPAYAWSTSPLRRYVDLVNQWQIIACARNGATAALVAPFKPKDANLFAVISAFDAAYSAYNGFQNGMERYWTLKHLEQAGISELTATLFKDNLVRADGLPLVLPVMGVEGLPRGAHVRVRLGAVDEITLDISGTLIERLDLPVDESPDEADSDGDGDDDGITSPLALAIDINESPDNEPAAPAQTG
- a CDS encoding energy transducer TonB, yielding MKPLLAFLKTLSTLQWALLVSVGLHATLLTVRFVAPERFNRVFQDTPLEVILVNAKSNEKPEKARAIAQASLAGGGDSKNNVRATSPLPSEAIAKLGDAAEDQEEKKIRELKEQQNQVLVQVRKQLATMPPPDLQAVNPSQESIERERKRQAMVKLLAEIEKRINEENARPRKRYISPATREEVYAIYYDDLRRKIEDRGTTNFPEAGGRKLYGELTMVITVNFTGVVLDTEVVQTSNNPNLDRRAQAIVKSLDFGTFNEAMRRRADQIVVVSRFRFTREAGLKTQISN